One window of Phalacrocorax aristotelis chromosome 26, bGulAri2.1, whole genome shotgun sequence genomic DNA carries:
- the MARS1 gene encoding methionine--tRNA ligase, cytoplasmic isoform X4, with translation MRLRVAAGGPAALKVLAAAGAAAAPVRLDWNDPLERPLAPLSPPWVPALELDSGTVLFSPNAICQFFFLARGEEPTDLTNQWLEWEATELQPAASAALYAQLVHGKKGLEAVEALGKLLAHIEQNLSRRGTAYLAGDTKSVADVVVWGTLFPVLQDETSLPTELQQLRMWFQSMTLSEACRKAADSVLMPRALLEFKSYLQKQPPPSLAMERATSNEPEPSLQEEEGSERALTEEEITAAADAWAHGAAGLPKPWQPQKPVLPVEGMRNVLITSALPYVNNVPHLGNIIGCVLSADTFARYCRLRNWNTLYVCGTDEYGTATETKAVEEGLTPQEICNKYNAIHADIYRWFDISFDYFGRTTTPYQTMIAQDIFQRLLARGFLLQDTVEQLRCEDCQRFLADRFVEGTCPFCSYEEARGDQCDKCGKLINAVELKNPQCKLCKGVPVVKPTQHLFLDLPKLEERLEPWLEQSWATGDWTANARYITRSWIRDGLKPRCITRDLRWGTPVPLDGFRDKVFYVWFDAPIGYLSITANYTDQWERWWKNPQQVELYNFMAKDNVPFHSVIFPCSLLGAEDNYTLVNHLIATEYLNYEDGKFSKSRGVGVFGDMAKDTGIPADIWRFYLLYVRPEGQDSAFSWSDLMLKNNSELLNNLGNFINRAGMFVCKFFGGAVPNMILTLDDKRLLAHVTLELRQYHQLLEKVRIRDALRCILSISRHGNQYIQANEPWKRIKGDEKDRQRASTVTGIAVNMASMLAVLLQPYMPGVSLAIQEQLCIPPDCLVMSHNFTCTLPPGHRVGTVSPLFQKLENDQVEALRKHFGGGQAKQTPPASEPAPGDHQLIQELTEEVAKQGNHVRQLKANKAEKAQVDAEVARLLELKQQLALAEGKSPKGAVPKGKRKK, from the exons ATGCGGCTGCGGGTGGCGGCGGGTGGGCCCGCTGCGCTGaaggtgctggcagctgccggggccgccgccgccccggtgCGGCTCGACTGGAACGACCCCTTAG AGCGGCCCCTCGCCCCGCTGAGTCCCCCGTGGGTGCCCGCCCTGGAGCTGGACAGTGGCACCGTCCTCTTCTCCCCCAACGCCATCTGCCA GTTCTTCTTCCTGGCCCGCGGGGAGGAGCCCACCGACCTCACCAACCAGTGGCTGGAGTGGGAGGCCACTGAGCTGCAG CCGGCCGCTTCCGCTGCCCTGTATGCGCAGCTGGTGCACGGCAAGAAAGGGCTGGAGGCAGTGGAGGCCCTGGGGAAGTTGCTGGCCCACATAGAGCAGAACTTGTCTAGGAGAGGCACTGCCTACCTCGCTGGG GACACCAAGTCAGTGGCTGATGTGGTTGTGTGGGGTACCTTGTTTCCTGTCCTCCAGGATGAGACCAGCCTGCCAA CTGAGCTACAGCAGCTGAGGATGTGGTTCCAGAGCATGACGCTCTCAGAGGCctgcaggaaagctgctgaCTCTGTTCTGATGCCCAGGGCACTGCTGGAGTTCAAGTCCTacctgcagaagcagcctcCGCCCTCCCTGGCCATGGAGAGAGCCACCAGTAACGAGCCCGAG CCTTCcctgcaggaggaagaaggtTCTGAGCGTGCCCTGACAGAGGAGGaaatcacagctgctgcagatgcCTGGGCCCATGGTGCTGCAGGACTGCCCAAGCCCTGGCAGCCTCAGAAACCTGT GCTGCCAGTGGAGGGCATGAGGAATGTCCTGATAACCAGCGCTCTGCCCTATGTGAACAACGTGCCCCACCTTGGCAACATCATTGGCTGTGTCCTCAGTGCTGACACCTTTGCCAG GTATTGCCGCCTGCGGAACTGGAACACGCTGTATGTGTGTGGCACAGATGAGTACGGCACAGCCACTGAGACCAAGGCAGTGGAAGAGGGGCTGACGCCCCAGGAGATTTGCAACAAGTACAATGCCATCCATGCGGACATCTACCGCTGGTTTGACATCTCCTTTGACTACTTTGGCCGCACCACCACACCATACCAGACCAT GATTGCCCAGGACATCTTCCAGCGCCTGCTGGCCCGTGGTTTCCTGCTGCAAGACACTGTGGAGCAGCTGCGATGTGAGGACTGCCAGCGGTTCCTGGCTGACCGCTTTGTGGAGGGCACCTGCCCCTTCTGCAGCTATGAGGAGGCACGGGGGGACCAATGTGACAAATGTGGCAAACTCATCAATGCTGTGGAGCTGAAG AATCCGCAGTGCAAGCTCTGCAAGGGCGTCCCTGTGGTGAAACCCACTCAACACCTCTTCCTGGATCTACCCAAG ctggaggagcgGCTGGAGCCCTGGCTGGAGCAGTCGTGGGCCACAGGGGACTGGACGGCCAATGCTCGCTACATCACTCGCTCCTGGATCCGGGACGGGCTCAAACCCCGCTGCATTACTCGTGACCTCAGGTGGGGCACACCTGTACCCCTTGATGGCTTCCGTGACAAG GTTTTTTATGTGTGGTTTGATGCTCCCATTGGCTACTTGTCCATTACAGCCAACTACACTGACCagtgggagaggtggtggaagAACCCACAGCAG GTTGAGCTCTACAATTTCATGGCCAAGGACAATGTCCCTTTCCACAGTGTCATATTCCCCTGCTCACTCCTGGGTGCTGAGGACAACTACACACTGGTGAACCACCTCATTGCTACAG agTACCTGAACTACGAGGATGGGAAGTTTTCCAAGAGCCGGGGTGTGGGAGTGTTCGGGGACATGGCCAAGGATACAGGCATCCCTGCGGACATCTGGCGCTTCTACCTGCTGTATGTGCGGCCCGAAGGGCAAGACAGTGCCTTTTCCTGGAGCGACCTCATGCTCAAGAACAACTCAGAGCTGCTGAACAACCTGGGCAACTTCATCAACAG AGCTGGCATGTTTGTGTGCAAGTTCTTTGGTGGTGCTGTCCCCAACATGATCCTGACACTGGATGACAAGCGGCTCTTGGCCCATGTCACCCTGGAGCTGCGCCAGTACCACCAGCTGCTGGAGAAAGTGCG CATCCGTGATGCCCTGAGATGTATCCTTAGCATCTCTCGCCATGGCAATCAGTACATCCAGGCGAATGAGCCCTGGAAGCGGATCAAGGGGGATGAAAAGGACAG GCAGCGTGCGAGCACAGTGACTGGCATAGCAGTGAACATGGCTTCCATGCTGGCTGTACTGTTACAGCCCTACATGCCTGGTGTCAGCTTGGCCATCCAGGAGCAGCTTTGCATCCCCCCGGACTGCTTAGTCATGAGCCACAATTTCACCTGCACCCTGCCCCCTGGGCATCGCGTTGGCACT GTGAGCCCCCTTTTCCAGAAGCTGGAGAATGACCAGGTTGAGGCCCTGCGCAAGCACTTTGGTGGAGGGCAG GCCAAACAGACCCCTCCAGCCTCAGAACCTGCTCCAGGTGACCACCAGCTGATCCAAGAGCTGACAGAGGAGGTGGCCAAGCAG gGCAACCATGTACGGCAGCtgaaggccaacaaggcagagaAAGCCCAGGTTGATGCAGAGGTGGCCAGGCTGCTggagctgaaacagcagctggcaCTAGCGGAAGGCAAAAGCCCCAAAGGTGCTGTGCCCAAGGGGAAGCGGAAGAAGTAG
- the MARS1 gene encoding methionine--tRNA ligase, cytoplasmic isoform X6: MRLRVAAGGPAALKVLAAAGAAAAPVRLDWNDPLERPLAPLSPPWVPALELDSGTVLFSPNAICQFFFLARGEEPTDLTNQWLEWEATELQPAASAALYAQLVHGKKGLEAVEALGKLLAHIEQNLSRRGTAYLAGDTKSVADVVVWGTLFPVLQDETSLPTELQQLRMWFQSMTLSEACRKAADSVLMPRALLEFKSYLQKQPPPSLAMERATSNEPEPSLQEEEGSERALTEEEITAAADAWAHGAAGLPKPWQPQKPVLPVEGMRNVLITSALPYVNNVPHLGNIIGCVLSADTFARYCRLRNWNTLYVCGTDEYGTATETKAVEEGLTPQEICNKYNAIHADIYRWFDISFDYFGRTTTPYQTMIAQDIFQRLLARGFLLQDTVEQLRCEDCQRFLADRFVEGTCPFCSYEEARGDQCDKCGKLINAVELKNPQCKLCKGVPVVKPTQHLFLDLPKLEERLEPWLEQSWATGDWTANARYITRSWIRDGLKPRCITRDLRWGTPVPLDGFRDKVFYVWFDAPIGYLSITANYTDQWERWWKNPQQVELYNFMAKDNVPFHSVIFPCSLLGAEDNYTLVNHLIATEYLNYEDGKFSKSRGVGVFGDMAKDTGIPADIWRFYLLYVRPEGQDSAFSWSDLMLKNNSELLNNLGNFINRAGMFVCKFFGGAVPNMILTLDDKRLLAHVTLELRQYHQLLEKVRQRASTVTGIAVNMASMLAVLLQPYMPGVSLAIQEQLCIPPDCLVMSHNFTCTLPPGHRVGTVSPLFQKLENDQVEALRKHFGGGQPENLAVEPQAKQTPPASEPAPGDHQLIQELTEEVAKQGNHVRQLKANKAEKAQVDAEVARLLELKQQLALAEGKSPKGAVPKGKRKK, encoded by the exons ATGCGGCTGCGGGTGGCGGCGGGTGGGCCCGCTGCGCTGaaggtgctggcagctgccggggccgccgccgccccggtgCGGCTCGACTGGAACGACCCCTTAG AGCGGCCCCTCGCCCCGCTGAGTCCCCCGTGGGTGCCCGCCCTGGAGCTGGACAGTGGCACCGTCCTCTTCTCCCCCAACGCCATCTGCCA GTTCTTCTTCCTGGCCCGCGGGGAGGAGCCCACCGACCTCACCAACCAGTGGCTGGAGTGGGAGGCCACTGAGCTGCAG CCGGCCGCTTCCGCTGCCCTGTATGCGCAGCTGGTGCACGGCAAGAAAGGGCTGGAGGCAGTGGAGGCCCTGGGGAAGTTGCTGGCCCACATAGAGCAGAACTTGTCTAGGAGAGGCACTGCCTACCTCGCTGGG GACACCAAGTCAGTGGCTGATGTGGTTGTGTGGGGTACCTTGTTTCCTGTCCTCCAGGATGAGACCAGCCTGCCAA CTGAGCTACAGCAGCTGAGGATGTGGTTCCAGAGCATGACGCTCTCAGAGGCctgcaggaaagctgctgaCTCTGTTCTGATGCCCAGGGCACTGCTGGAGTTCAAGTCCTacctgcagaagcagcctcCGCCCTCCCTGGCCATGGAGAGAGCCACCAGTAACGAGCCCGAG CCTTCcctgcaggaggaagaaggtTCTGAGCGTGCCCTGACAGAGGAGGaaatcacagctgctgcagatgcCTGGGCCCATGGTGCTGCAGGACTGCCCAAGCCCTGGCAGCCTCAGAAACCTGT GCTGCCAGTGGAGGGCATGAGGAATGTCCTGATAACCAGCGCTCTGCCCTATGTGAACAACGTGCCCCACCTTGGCAACATCATTGGCTGTGTCCTCAGTGCTGACACCTTTGCCAG GTATTGCCGCCTGCGGAACTGGAACACGCTGTATGTGTGTGGCACAGATGAGTACGGCACAGCCACTGAGACCAAGGCAGTGGAAGAGGGGCTGACGCCCCAGGAGATTTGCAACAAGTACAATGCCATCCATGCGGACATCTACCGCTGGTTTGACATCTCCTTTGACTACTTTGGCCGCACCACCACACCATACCAGACCAT GATTGCCCAGGACATCTTCCAGCGCCTGCTGGCCCGTGGTTTCCTGCTGCAAGACACTGTGGAGCAGCTGCGATGTGAGGACTGCCAGCGGTTCCTGGCTGACCGCTTTGTGGAGGGCACCTGCCCCTTCTGCAGCTATGAGGAGGCACGGGGGGACCAATGTGACAAATGTGGCAAACTCATCAATGCTGTGGAGCTGAAG AATCCGCAGTGCAAGCTCTGCAAGGGCGTCCCTGTGGTGAAACCCACTCAACACCTCTTCCTGGATCTACCCAAG ctggaggagcgGCTGGAGCCCTGGCTGGAGCAGTCGTGGGCCACAGGGGACTGGACGGCCAATGCTCGCTACATCACTCGCTCCTGGATCCGGGACGGGCTCAAACCCCGCTGCATTACTCGTGACCTCAGGTGGGGCACACCTGTACCCCTTGATGGCTTCCGTGACAAG GTTTTTTATGTGTGGTTTGATGCTCCCATTGGCTACTTGTCCATTACAGCCAACTACACTGACCagtgggagaggtggtggaagAACCCACAGCAG GTTGAGCTCTACAATTTCATGGCCAAGGACAATGTCCCTTTCCACAGTGTCATATTCCCCTGCTCACTCCTGGGTGCTGAGGACAACTACACACTGGTGAACCACCTCATTGCTACAG agTACCTGAACTACGAGGATGGGAAGTTTTCCAAGAGCCGGGGTGTGGGAGTGTTCGGGGACATGGCCAAGGATACAGGCATCCCTGCGGACATCTGGCGCTTCTACCTGCTGTATGTGCGGCCCGAAGGGCAAGACAGTGCCTTTTCCTGGAGCGACCTCATGCTCAAGAACAACTCAGAGCTGCTGAACAACCTGGGCAACTTCATCAACAG AGCTGGCATGTTTGTGTGCAAGTTCTTTGGTGGTGCTGTCCCCAACATGATCCTGACACTGGATGACAAGCGGCTCTTGGCCCATGTCACCCTGGAGCTGCGCCAGTACCACCAGCTGCTGGAGAAAGTGCG GCAGCGTGCGAGCACAGTGACTGGCATAGCAGTGAACATGGCTTCCATGCTGGCTGTACTGTTACAGCCCTACATGCCTGGTGTCAGCTTGGCCATCCAGGAGCAGCTTTGCATCCCCCCGGACTGCTTAGTCATGAGCCACAATTTCACCTGCACCCTGCCCCCTGGGCATCGCGTTGGCACT GTGAGCCCCCTTTTCCAGAAGCTGGAGAATGACCAGGTTGAGGCCCTGCGCAAGCACTTTGGTGGAGGGCAG CCTGAAAACCTTGCTGTAGAGCCCCAG GCCAAACAGACCCCTCCAGCCTCAGAACCTGCTCCAGGTGACCACCAGCTGATCCAAGAGCTGACAGAGGAGGTGGCCAAGCAG gGCAACCATGTACGGCAGCtgaaggccaacaaggcagagaAAGCCCAGGTTGATGCAGAGGTGGCCAGGCTGCTggagctgaaacagcagctggcaCTAGCGGAAGGCAAAAGCCCCAAAGGTGCTGTGCCCAAGGGGAAGCGGAAGAAGTAG
- the MARS1 gene encoding methionine--tRNA ligase, cytoplasmic isoform X8: protein MRLRVAAGGPAALKVLAAAGAAAAPVRLDWNDPLERPLAPLSPPWVPALELDSGTVLFSPNAICQFFFLARGEEPTDLTNQWLEWEATELQPAASAALYAQLVHGKKGLEAVEALGKLLAHIEQNLSRRGTAYLAGDTKSVADVVVWGTLFPVLQDETSLPTELQQLRMWFQSMTLSEACRKAADSVLMPRALLEFKSYLQKQPPPSLAMERATSNEPEPSLQEEEGSERALTEEEITAAADAWAHGAAGLPKPWQPQKPVLPVEGMRNVLITSALPYVNNVPHLGNIIGCVLSADTFARYCRLRNWNTLYVCGTDEYGTATETKAVEEGLTPQEICNKYNAIHADIYRWFDISFDYFGRTTTPYQTMIAQDIFQRLLARGFLLQDTVEQLRCEDCQRFLADRFVEGTCPFCSYEEARGDQCDKCGKLINAVELKNPQCKLCKGVPVVKPTQHLFLDLPKLEERLEPWLEQSWATGDWTANARYITRSWIRDGLKPRCITRDLRWGTPVPLDGFRDKVFYVWFDAPIGYLSITANYTDQWERWWKNPQQVELYNFMAKDNVPFHSVIFPCSLLGAEDNYTLVNHLIATEYLNYEDGKFSKSRGVGVFGDMAKDTGIPADIWRFYLLYVRPEGQDSAFSWSDLMLKNNSELLNNLGNFINRAGMFVCKFFGGAVPNMILTLDDKRLLAHVTLELRQYHQLLEKVRQRASTVTGIAVNMASMLAVLLQPYMPGVSLAIQEQLCIPPDCLVMSHNFTCTLPPGHRVGTVSPLFQKLENDQVEALRKHFGGGQAKQTPPASEPAPGDHQLIQELTEEVAKQGNHVRQLKANKAEKAQVDAEVARLLELKQQLALAEGKSPKGAVPKGKRKK from the exons ATGCGGCTGCGGGTGGCGGCGGGTGGGCCCGCTGCGCTGaaggtgctggcagctgccggggccgccgccgccccggtgCGGCTCGACTGGAACGACCCCTTAG AGCGGCCCCTCGCCCCGCTGAGTCCCCCGTGGGTGCCCGCCCTGGAGCTGGACAGTGGCACCGTCCTCTTCTCCCCCAACGCCATCTGCCA GTTCTTCTTCCTGGCCCGCGGGGAGGAGCCCACCGACCTCACCAACCAGTGGCTGGAGTGGGAGGCCACTGAGCTGCAG CCGGCCGCTTCCGCTGCCCTGTATGCGCAGCTGGTGCACGGCAAGAAAGGGCTGGAGGCAGTGGAGGCCCTGGGGAAGTTGCTGGCCCACATAGAGCAGAACTTGTCTAGGAGAGGCACTGCCTACCTCGCTGGG GACACCAAGTCAGTGGCTGATGTGGTTGTGTGGGGTACCTTGTTTCCTGTCCTCCAGGATGAGACCAGCCTGCCAA CTGAGCTACAGCAGCTGAGGATGTGGTTCCAGAGCATGACGCTCTCAGAGGCctgcaggaaagctgctgaCTCTGTTCTGATGCCCAGGGCACTGCTGGAGTTCAAGTCCTacctgcagaagcagcctcCGCCCTCCCTGGCCATGGAGAGAGCCACCAGTAACGAGCCCGAG CCTTCcctgcaggaggaagaaggtTCTGAGCGTGCCCTGACAGAGGAGGaaatcacagctgctgcagatgcCTGGGCCCATGGTGCTGCAGGACTGCCCAAGCCCTGGCAGCCTCAGAAACCTGT GCTGCCAGTGGAGGGCATGAGGAATGTCCTGATAACCAGCGCTCTGCCCTATGTGAACAACGTGCCCCACCTTGGCAACATCATTGGCTGTGTCCTCAGTGCTGACACCTTTGCCAG GTATTGCCGCCTGCGGAACTGGAACACGCTGTATGTGTGTGGCACAGATGAGTACGGCACAGCCACTGAGACCAAGGCAGTGGAAGAGGGGCTGACGCCCCAGGAGATTTGCAACAAGTACAATGCCATCCATGCGGACATCTACCGCTGGTTTGACATCTCCTTTGACTACTTTGGCCGCACCACCACACCATACCAGACCAT GATTGCCCAGGACATCTTCCAGCGCCTGCTGGCCCGTGGTTTCCTGCTGCAAGACACTGTGGAGCAGCTGCGATGTGAGGACTGCCAGCGGTTCCTGGCTGACCGCTTTGTGGAGGGCACCTGCCCCTTCTGCAGCTATGAGGAGGCACGGGGGGACCAATGTGACAAATGTGGCAAACTCATCAATGCTGTGGAGCTGAAG AATCCGCAGTGCAAGCTCTGCAAGGGCGTCCCTGTGGTGAAACCCACTCAACACCTCTTCCTGGATCTACCCAAG ctggaggagcgGCTGGAGCCCTGGCTGGAGCAGTCGTGGGCCACAGGGGACTGGACGGCCAATGCTCGCTACATCACTCGCTCCTGGATCCGGGACGGGCTCAAACCCCGCTGCATTACTCGTGACCTCAGGTGGGGCACACCTGTACCCCTTGATGGCTTCCGTGACAAG GTTTTTTATGTGTGGTTTGATGCTCCCATTGGCTACTTGTCCATTACAGCCAACTACACTGACCagtgggagaggtggtggaagAACCCACAGCAG GTTGAGCTCTACAATTTCATGGCCAAGGACAATGTCCCTTTCCACAGTGTCATATTCCCCTGCTCACTCCTGGGTGCTGAGGACAACTACACACTGGTGAACCACCTCATTGCTACAG agTACCTGAACTACGAGGATGGGAAGTTTTCCAAGAGCCGGGGTGTGGGAGTGTTCGGGGACATGGCCAAGGATACAGGCATCCCTGCGGACATCTGGCGCTTCTACCTGCTGTATGTGCGGCCCGAAGGGCAAGACAGTGCCTTTTCCTGGAGCGACCTCATGCTCAAGAACAACTCAGAGCTGCTGAACAACCTGGGCAACTTCATCAACAG AGCTGGCATGTTTGTGTGCAAGTTCTTTGGTGGTGCTGTCCCCAACATGATCCTGACACTGGATGACAAGCGGCTCTTGGCCCATGTCACCCTGGAGCTGCGCCAGTACCACCAGCTGCTGGAGAAAGTGCG GCAGCGTGCGAGCACAGTGACTGGCATAGCAGTGAACATGGCTTCCATGCTGGCTGTACTGTTACAGCCCTACATGCCTGGTGTCAGCTTGGCCATCCAGGAGCAGCTTTGCATCCCCCCGGACTGCTTAGTCATGAGCCACAATTTCACCTGCACCCTGCCCCCTGGGCATCGCGTTGGCACT GTGAGCCCCCTTTTCCAGAAGCTGGAGAATGACCAGGTTGAGGCCCTGCGCAAGCACTTTGGTGGAGGGCAG GCCAAACAGACCCCTCCAGCCTCAGAACCTGCTCCAGGTGACCACCAGCTGATCCAAGAGCTGACAGAGGAGGTGGCCAAGCAG gGCAACCATGTACGGCAGCtgaaggccaacaaggcagagaAAGCCCAGGTTGATGCAGAGGTGGCCAGGCTGCTggagctgaaacagcagctggcaCTAGCGGAAGGCAAAAGCCCCAAAGGTGCTGTGCCCAAGGGGAAGCGGAAGAAGTAG
- the MARS1 gene encoding methionine--tRNA ligase, cytoplasmic isoform X2: MRLRVAAGGPAALKVLAAAGAAAAPVRLDWNDPLERPLAPLSPPWVPALELDSGTVLFSPNAICQFFFLARGEEPTDLTNQWLEWEATELQPAASAALYAQLVHGKKGLEAVEALGKLLAHIEQNLSRRGTAYLAGDTKSVADVVVWGTLFPVLQDETSLPTELQQLRMWFQSMTLSEACRKAADSVLMPRALLEFKSYLQKQPPPSLAMERATSNEPEPSLQEEEGSERALTEEEITAAADAWAHGAAGLPKPWQPQKPVLPVEGMRNVLITSALPYVNNVPHLGNIIGCVLSADTFARYCRLRNWNTLYVCGTDEYGTATETKAVEEGLTPQEICNKYNAIHADIYRWFDISFDYFGRTTTPYQTMIAQDIFQRLLARGFLLQDTVEQLRCEDCQRFLADRFVEGTCPFCSYEEARGDQCDKCGKLINAVELKNPQCKLCKGVPVVKPTQHLFLDLPKLEERLEPWLEQSWATGDWTANARYITRSWIRDGLKPRCITRDLRWGTPVPLDGFRDKVFYVWFDAPIGYLSITANYTDQWERWWKNPQQVELYNFMAKDNVPFHSVIFPCSLLGAEDNYTLVNHLIATEYLNYEDGKFSKSRGVGVFGDMAKDTGIPADIWRFYLLYVRPEGQDSAFSWSDLMLKNNSELLNNLGNFINRAGMFVCKFFGGAVPNMILTLDDKRLLAHVTLELRQYHQLLEKVRIRDALRCILSISRHGNQYIQANEPWKRIKGDEKDRQRASTVTGIAVNMASMLAVLLQPYMPGVSLAIQEQLCIPPDCLVMSHNFTCTLPPGHRVGTVSPLFQKLENDQVEALRKHFGGGQPENLAVEPQAKQTPPASEPAPGDHQLIQELTEEVAKQGNHVRQLKANKAEKAQVDAEVARLLELKQQLALAEGKSPKGAVPKGKRKK, translated from the exons ATGCGGCTGCGGGTGGCGGCGGGTGGGCCCGCTGCGCTGaaggtgctggcagctgccggggccgccgccgccccggtgCGGCTCGACTGGAACGACCCCTTAG AGCGGCCCCTCGCCCCGCTGAGTCCCCCGTGGGTGCCCGCCCTGGAGCTGGACAGTGGCACCGTCCTCTTCTCCCCCAACGCCATCTGCCA GTTCTTCTTCCTGGCCCGCGGGGAGGAGCCCACCGACCTCACCAACCAGTGGCTGGAGTGGGAGGCCACTGAGCTGCAG CCGGCCGCTTCCGCTGCCCTGTATGCGCAGCTGGTGCACGGCAAGAAAGGGCTGGAGGCAGTGGAGGCCCTGGGGAAGTTGCTGGCCCACATAGAGCAGAACTTGTCTAGGAGAGGCACTGCCTACCTCGCTGGG GACACCAAGTCAGTGGCTGATGTGGTTGTGTGGGGTACCTTGTTTCCTGTCCTCCAGGATGAGACCAGCCTGCCAA CTGAGCTACAGCAGCTGAGGATGTGGTTCCAGAGCATGACGCTCTCAGAGGCctgcaggaaagctgctgaCTCTGTTCTGATGCCCAGGGCACTGCTGGAGTTCAAGTCCTacctgcagaagcagcctcCGCCCTCCCTGGCCATGGAGAGAGCCACCAGTAACGAGCCCGAG CCTTCcctgcaggaggaagaaggtTCTGAGCGTGCCCTGACAGAGGAGGaaatcacagctgctgcagatgcCTGGGCCCATGGTGCTGCAGGACTGCCCAAGCCCTGGCAGCCTCAGAAACCTGT GCTGCCAGTGGAGGGCATGAGGAATGTCCTGATAACCAGCGCTCTGCCCTATGTGAACAACGTGCCCCACCTTGGCAACATCATTGGCTGTGTCCTCAGTGCTGACACCTTTGCCAG GTATTGCCGCCTGCGGAACTGGAACACGCTGTATGTGTGTGGCACAGATGAGTACGGCACAGCCACTGAGACCAAGGCAGTGGAAGAGGGGCTGACGCCCCAGGAGATTTGCAACAAGTACAATGCCATCCATGCGGACATCTACCGCTGGTTTGACATCTCCTTTGACTACTTTGGCCGCACCACCACACCATACCAGACCAT GATTGCCCAGGACATCTTCCAGCGCCTGCTGGCCCGTGGTTTCCTGCTGCAAGACACTGTGGAGCAGCTGCGATGTGAGGACTGCCAGCGGTTCCTGGCTGACCGCTTTGTGGAGGGCACCTGCCCCTTCTGCAGCTATGAGGAGGCACGGGGGGACCAATGTGACAAATGTGGCAAACTCATCAATGCTGTGGAGCTGAAG AATCCGCAGTGCAAGCTCTGCAAGGGCGTCCCTGTGGTGAAACCCACTCAACACCTCTTCCTGGATCTACCCAAG ctggaggagcgGCTGGAGCCCTGGCTGGAGCAGTCGTGGGCCACAGGGGACTGGACGGCCAATGCTCGCTACATCACTCGCTCCTGGATCCGGGACGGGCTCAAACCCCGCTGCATTACTCGTGACCTCAGGTGGGGCACACCTGTACCCCTTGATGGCTTCCGTGACAAG GTTTTTTATGTGTGGTTTGATGCTCCCATTGGCTACTTGTCCATTACAGCCAACTACACTGACCagtgggagaggtggtggaagAACCCACAGCAG GTTGAGCTCTACAATTTCATGGCCAAGGACAATGTCCCTTTCCACAGTGTCATATTCCCCTGCTCACTCCTGGGTGCTGAGGACAACTACACACTGGTGAACCACCTCATTGCTACAG agTACCTGAACTACGAGGATGGGAAGTTTTCCAAGAGCCGGGGTGTGGGAGTGTTCGGGGACATGGCCAAGGATACAGGCATCCCTGCGGACATCTGGCGCTTCTACCTGCTGTATGTGCGGCCCGAAGGGCAAGACAGTGCCTTTTCCTGGAGCGACCTCATGCTCAAGAACAACTCAGAGCTGCTGAACAACCTGGGCAACTTCATCAACAG AGCTGGCATGTTTGTGTGCAAGTTCTTTGGTGGTGCTGTCCCCAACATGATCCTGACACTGGATGACAAGCGGCTCTTGGCCCATGTCACCCTGGAGCTGCGCCAGTACCACCAGCTGCTGGAGAAAGTGCG CATCCGTGATGCCCTGAGATGTATCCTTAGCATCTCTCGCCATGGCAATCAGTACATCCAGGCGAATGAGCCCTGGAAGCGGATCAAGGGGGATGAAAAGGACAG GCAGCGTGCGAGCACAGTGACTGGCATAGCAGTGAACATGGCTTCCATGCTGGCTGTACTGTTACAGCCCTACATGCCTGGTGTCAGCTTGGCCATCCAGGAGCAGCTTTGCATCCCCCCGGACTGCTTAGTCATGAGCCACAATTTCACCTGCACCCTGCCCCCTGGGCATCGCGTTGGCACT GTGAGCCCCCTTTTCCAGAAGCTGGAGAATGACCAGGTTGAGGCCCTGCGCAAGCACTTTGGTGGAGGGCAG CCTGAAAACCTTGCTGTAGAGCCCCAG GCCAAACAGACCCCTCCAGCCTCAGAACCTGCTCCAGGTGACCACCAGCTGATCCAAGAGCTGACAGAGGAGGTGGCCAAGCAG gGCAACCATGTACGGCAGCtgaaggccaacaaggcagagaAAGCCCAGGTTGATGCAGAGGTGGCCAGGCTGCTggagctgaaacagcagctggcaCTAGCGGAAGGCAAAAGCCCCAAAGGTGCTGTGCCCAAGGGGAAGCGGAAGAAGTAG